Proteins co-encoded in one Callospermophilus lateralis isolate mCalLat2 chromosome 2, mCalLat2.hap1, whole genome shotgun sequence genomic window:
- the LOC143387817 gene encoding lysine-specific demethylase 4D-like, translating to MKSAHSGTQTRSSTILTFHPTMEEFSDFNNYIAYMESQGAHRAGLAKVIPPKEWRARQSYDDVSDILIATPLQQVVSGKAGMFTQYHKKKKAMTVREYHLLAESEKYRTPLHLNFEDLERKYWKSRLYDSPIYGADISGSLFDENTKEWNLGHLGTILDLLEQECGVVIEGVNTPYLYFGMWKTTFAWHTEDMDLYSINYLHFGEPKTWYAVPPEHGQRLERLARELFPGSSQGCEAFLRHKVALISPTVLKENGIPFNRVTQEAGEFMVTFPYGYHAGFNHGFNCAEAINFATPRWIDYGKVASQCSCGEARVSFSMDAFVRILQPERYELWKCGQDRAVVDHTEPTAPGRQAMTTWRDVLSRRKASSSLRQFPLWQDPAALDHTKPTASAKQKQVPGRLTPSLRHHRGQGKRCLKCPVATGCGSRGCTPICPASCSMSSPNSYMQPRATVKGCFPKSGRIRARTKTVNRFCSWELEAPEPTVLTQTKGLLMVATGNTASGSEHQPLPEDRALMNDSVSVRAGPYFPAKASGCHCAPDLQPLGPPLDPDEPMHPGPCL from the coding sequence ATGAAGTCTGCTCACTCTGGTACCCAGACAAGAAGTTCCACCATTCTGACATTCCACCCAACCATGGAAGAATTCTCAGATTTCAACAATTATATTGCCTACATGGAATCCCAAGGGGCACACAGAGCTGGCCTGGCCAAGGTAATTCCACCCAAGGAATGGAGAGCCAGGCAGTCCTATGATGATGTCAGTGACATCTTAATAGCCACTCCCCTGCAGCAGGTGGTCTCTGGGAAGGCAGGAATGTTCACTCAATACCACAAGAAGAAGAAAGCCATGACGGTGAGAGAGTATCACCTCCTGGCAGAAAGCGAAAAGTATAGAACTCCCCTTCACCTGAATTTTGAAGATCTGGAGAGAAAGTACTGGAAGAGCCGCCTCTATGACTCACCAATTTATGGTGCTGACATCAGTGGCTCCTTATTTGATGAGAACACTAAAGAGTGGAACCTGGGACACCTGGGAACCATTCTGGACCTGTTGGAGCAGGAATGTGGAGTTGTCATTGAGGGTGTCAACACGCCCTACCTGTACTTTGGCATGTGGAAGACCACTTTTGCGTGGCACACGGAGGACATGGACCTTTACAGCATCAACTACTTGCACTTTGGGGAGCCCAAAACGTGGTACGCAGTGCCCCCTGAACACGGGCAGCGCCTGGAGCGCCTGGCCAGGGAGCTTTTCCCGGGCAGTTCCCAGGGCTGTGAGGCCTTCCTGAGGCACAAGGTGGCCCTCATCTCGCCCACAGTCCTCAAGGAGAATGGCATTCCCTTCAACcgcgtgactcaggaggctggtgAGTTCATGGTGACATTTCCCTATGGCTACCACGCTGGCTTCAACCATGGCTTCAACTGTGCGGAGGCCATCAATTTCGCCACTCCGCGGTGGATTGATTATGGCAAAGTGGCGTCTCAGTGCAGCTGTGGGGAGGCCAGGGTCAGCTTCTCCATGGACGCCTTTGTGCGCATCCTGCAACCCGAGCGCTATGAGCTGTGGAAATGCGGGCAAGACAGGGCGGTAGTGGACCACACTGAGCCTACAGCGCCTGGTAGACAGGCGATGACCACCTGGAGGGATGTCCTTTCACGTAGGAAAGCTTCCTCCAGCCTGAGACAGTTCCCACTCTGGCAAGACCCAGCAGCTCTGGACCACACCAAGCCCACCGCATCAGCAAAACAGAAACAGGTTCCTGGGAGACTGACCCCTAGCCTGAGACACCACCGAGGCCAGGGAAAAAGATGCCTCAAATGTCCTGTAGCCACAGGCTGTGGGAGCCGTGGCTGCACCCCAATATGTCCTGCGTCCTGTAGCATGTCATCCCCAAATAGTTATATGCAGCCCAGGGCTACAGTTAAGGGCTGCTTCCCAAAGTCTGGAAGGATCCGGGCGCGAACCAAAACTGTTAATCGTTTTTGTTCTTGGGAATTGGAGGCTCCTGAGCCTACTGTCTTGACACAGACCAAAGGACTCCTAATGGTGGCCACAGGGAACACAGCTTCAGGTTCTGAGCATCAGCCCTTGCCTGAGGATAGAGCTTTGATGAACGATTCTGTATCTGTGAGAGCTGGGCCCTATTTTCCTGCCAAGGCCTCAGGATGTCACTGTGCCCCTGATCTTCAACCCTTGGGTCCCCCACTGGATCCTGACGAACCAATGCACCCTGGTCCATGCTTGTAG